The proteins below come from a single Mesobacillus jeotgali genomic window:
- the mraZ gene encoding division/cell wall cluster transcriptional repressor MraZ → MFMGEYHHNVDSKGRLIIPAKVRENLGEMFILTRGLDQCLFGYPVSEWSVIEEKLKGLPLTKKDARAFTRFFFSGATESEIDKQGRVNIPSPLMQYAKLEKECVILGVSNRIEIWSKTIWEEYFAESEESFAEIAENMIGFDI, encoded by the coding sequence ATGTTCATGGGTGAATACCATCATAATGTTGATAGCAAAGGCCGATTGATCATCCCTGCCAAGGTCCGTGAAAACCTGGGAGAAATGTTCATTCTTACCCGTGGACTTGACCAATGTTTATTTGGTTACCCCGTTTCTGAATGGTCAGTGATTGAAGAAAAGCTTAAAGGACTTCCGCTGACTAAAAAAGATGCACGTGCATTTACCCGTTTTTTCTTTTCGGGTGCTACCGAGAGTGAAATTGACAAACAGGGGAGAGTAAATATTCCTTCCCCGCTGATGCAATACGCCAAGCTTGAGAAAGAATGTGTGATTTTAGGTGTTTCCAATCGAATTGAAATTTGGAGCAAAACCATCTGGGAAGAATATTTCGCAGAATCTGAGGAATCTTTTGCTGAAATTGCGGAAAATATGATTGGATTTGATATTTAA